Within Lactobacillus amylovorus DSM 20531, the genomic segment GTTTAAAAGGATTTCACCTTCAATAACACGATATTTTGGATTGCCCATGATTGTTTCAGATAAAGTTGATTTACCTGTACCATTTGGACCCATAATGGCGTGAATTTCACCTGTGTGCATAGTAAGATTTACGCCTTTTAAAATTTTCTTGTAGGCTTTCTTTTCTTCGTCTTTAACTTCAACATGTAAATTTTTTATCTCTAAAGTTGCCATTTTATCTCCCGAATTCTAAAAAATACATCTCTAACGTTAACGCTAATTGGAATTGTTTTTAAGACTTGACTTTTAAAAAATATTTGCTTCACCTACAATTTATAGTGAGTACTGGTAGCTTTAATATCTACATATAGTTATTAACTCATTTAATAAAAAAACACAGTATCAAAATATCAATTATTTCAATACAGTGTTTATCAAATATTTTTGAAAACAAAAAGCTCACCCATTCCCGGGTGAGCTTTTCAGATTATTAATAATGTCTACGCTTGCGTGCAGCTTCTGACTTCAATTTTCTACGAACACTTGGTTTTTCGTAGAATTCGCGCTTGCGGTATTCTTGTAAGGTACCACTTCTTGAAACGGAACGCTTGAAACGACGAAGAGCATCATCAATAGACTCGTTTTCGTGAACGATTGTCTTAGCCATGTGTGATCCCTCCTTCCATTTCTTGGCGTCACGCCATACATTTACTTAAATTATACCAAACAAATCTTAAGGGTCAACACAATTTTTAAATATTTTTTGAAAAAGTTTATCTTTACAATATCGGTTGTTAATCCGCTTTCATTAATAGTATAATTATTCACAGAAAGAGGTGCTGATATGGCAGATACAAAAGACCAACTCGAATTAAACATTATCATTATTTCCGATGCTGCTGGTGATACTGCATTTAGCAACGCTACTGCGGCTGCTGCTGAATTTCCAAAGGCTAAAATTAATTATCGTCGTTACCCATTTATTACTAATGAAAAGAAATTGGATGAAGTTTTACAAGAA encodes:
- the rpsU gene encoding 30S ribosomal protein S21, producing MAKTIVHENESIDDALRRFKRSVSRSGTLQEYRKREFYEKPSVRRKLKSEAARKRRHY